The following coding sequences lie in one Enterococcus sp. 9E7_DIV0242 genomic window:
- a CDS encoding MarR family winged helix-turn-helix transcriptional regulator has product MSRKTALRIKMLSNELNRKVAELLKEEGEPSSAIQMRVLNYIHRKNNGNEPIYQKDLEQEFDIRRSTATGILQRMEKRGLIERTSCKEDNRLKAIFLTSAGERQVSENISKLEKFDDLLIDGISEKELETFFKLLDKLSENSKKIATNKEGRRDA; this is encoded by the coding sequence ATGAGCAGAAAAACTGCACTAAGAATCAAAATGCTGTCCAATGAATTGAACAGAAAGGTTGCAGAGCTTCTAAAAGAAGAAGGCGAGCCTTCTTCGGCAATTCAGATGCGTGTACTGAATTATATCCATCGAAAAAACAATGGGAATGAACCGATTTATCAGAAGGATCTTGAACAGGAGTTTGATATTCGACGCTCGACTGCAACAGGAATTTTGCAGCGAATGGAGAAGCGCGGATTGATCGAACGGACAAGCTGTAAGGAAGACAATCGCCTGAAGGCGATTTTTTTGACGTCAGCGGGTGAACGTCAGGTAAGTGAGAATATCAGTAAATTGGAAAAGTTTGATGATTTGTTGATTGACGGGATATCAGAAAAAGAGCTCGAAACATTTTTCAAGCTGTTAGACAAACTGTCTGAAAACAGCAAAAAGATAGCAACTAACAAGGAAGGTAGGCGAGATGCATGA
- a CDS encoding LacI family DNA-binding transcriptional regulator: MKENITISDVAAQAGVSKATISRYLNGKYNHMSEKTKKKIELVIAELDYRPSKQAQQLKSKKSSLIGIIVADIENLYSSYLIKAVQEVCLDKGYQMIIMSTDNSLEEEQRALVQLLDQNVEGILLQPVATQLESFSLLTETNIPVVLLDRSLNTFKWTTVRSNNYGITKQLGELIAEKGYEKIVHVTEPLDNLSVRLERYEAMKHKAMEHGMEIEIVEIRKNEQRVANYLQQHTLDKKMAFFAANGNALYEVIATLQKENIQFPEQCGVCGYDDWFWAELITPGITTIHQDSLKIGKRSAEILYEIIAGEQIEEQIEIPSQLHIRGSL; the protein is encoded by the coding sequence GTGAAAGAAAATATTACGATTTCAGATGTTGCGGCCCAAGCGGGTGTGTCGAAAGCAACGATTTCCAGATATTTGAATGGCAAGTACAATCATATGTCTGAAAAAACAAAAAAGAAAATCGAGCTGGTCATTGCTGAACTGGACTATCGTCCAAGCAAGCAAGCGCAGCAGTTGAAATCCAAAAAGAGTTCCTTGATCGGTATCATTGTAGCAGATATAGAAAATCTTTATTCCTCTTATCTCATCAAGGCAGTGCAAGAAGTTTGTCTGGACAAGGGCTATCAGATGATCATCATGAGTACAGATAATTCACTGGAGGAAGAACAACGAGCCTTGGTTCAGCTTTTAGATCAAAATGTGGAAGGCATCCTACTCCAACCAGTAGCGACGCAGCTGGAAAGCTTTTCTCTTTTAACAGAAACCAATATCCCTGTGGTATTACTAGATCGTTCGCTGAATACCTTCAAATGGACGACTGTCCGTTCCAATAACTATGGCATTACGAAACAGTTAGGTGAGTTGATTGCTGAAAAAGGGTATGAAAAAATTGTTCATGTAACGGAACCACTGGACAATCTAAGTGTTCGGCTTGAACGATATGAAGCAATGAAGCATAAAGCTATGGAACATGGGATGGAAATAGAGATCGTTGAAATTCGAAAAAACGAACAGCGAGTAGCAAACTATCTACAGCAGCACACATTGGATAAAAAAATGGCCTTCTTTGCGGCAAACGGGAATGCACTCTACGAAGTGATTGCCACGCTTCAAAAGGAAAATATCCAATTCCCTGAGCAATGTGGTGTTTGCGGATATGACGATTGGTTTTGGGCAGAATTGATTACGCCGGGAATCACAACGATCCATCAAGATTCACTAAAAATTGGAAAGCGTTCTGCCGAAATATTGTATGAAATCATTGCAGGTGAGCAAATCGAGGAGCAAATCGAGATTCCATCACAATTACATATTAGAGGTTCTTTATAA
- a CDS encoding ABC transporter ATP-binding protein: protein MIKKLLANVGEYKKESLITPLYVTGEVALDIIIPLIMAMMIDKGIEKGDTQAILMYGGLLFICAVIALFFGAMSGRYAAIASAGFAKNLRGNLFSKIQGFSFSNIDRFSTSSLITRMTTDVTNIQNAYQMIIRLLVRSPLIFIFSLAMAFKINQDLSIIYLAVVPFLLVGLALVIYFAHPIFEKVFRIYDKLNNVVQENLQGIRVVKSYVREDFEDDKFKDVSKDIYKNFSRAQSIVAFNNPILQFAVYTCMLLISWLGAKFVVGGTLSTGELISMFTYTMQILMSLNMLSMVFVMVIIARTSAERVTEVLSEESDLKNNDHPLYDVPNGTVTFKDVCFSYANDPEKLALMHANMTIKAGEVIGIVGGTGSSKSTMVQLIPRLYDVTEGMVEVGGHDVREYDLKTLRDQVSMVLQNNVLFTGTIKENLRWGNEDATDEDLVRVCKIAQADSFIQEFPDKYDTMISQGGNNVSGGQKQRLCIARALLKQPKILIMDDSTSAVDTKTDRLIREGMRKEIPGTTTFIIGQRVSSVQDSDRIIVMDKGLIDAIGTHDELLATNEIYKEVYESQQKGFGEDDA, encoded by the coding sequence ATGATAAAAAAATTACTTGCTAATGTAGGTGAGTATAAGAAAGAAAGCTTGATTACTCCTCTTTATGTAACAGGAGAAGTGGCATTGGATATTATTATTCCGTTGATCATGGCGATGATGATCGATAAGGGAATAGAAAAAGGCGATACACAAGCGATTTTGATGTATGGTGGCCTATTGTTTATTTGTGCAGTGATTGCTCTATTTTTTGGCGCAATGTCCGGTCGTTATGCTGCGATAGCTTCCGCTGGATTCGCCAAAAATTTACGTGGAAACCTGTTCTCTAAAATACAGGGATTTTCCTTTTCAAACATCGATCGTTTTTCTACATCGAGCTTGATTACGCGGATGACAACCGATGTAACGAATATCCAAAATGCGTATCAAATGATTATTCGTTTGCTCGTACGCAGCCCGTTGATTTTCATTTTTTCTCTAGCAATGGCATTTAAGATCAACCAGGATTTATCGATTATTTATTTGGCAGTAGTGCCGTTTCTTTTAGTTGGGCTGGCATTGGTCATTTATTTTGCCCACCCGATTTTTGAAAAAGTTTTTCGTATTTATGACAAGTTGAACAATGTTGTCCAAGAAAACTTGCAAGGAATTCGTGTTGTAAAATCTTATGTTAGAGAAGATTTTGAAGATGATAAATTTAAAGATGTGTCAAAAGATATCTACAAGAACTTCTCTCGAGCGCAGAGTATTGTTGCTTTCAATAACCCGATTCTGCAATTTGCTGTGTATACATGTATGTTGTTGATTTCATGGCTGGGTGCGAAATTTGTAGTTGGCGGCACCTTATCTACCGGGGAATTGATCAGTATGTTTACGTATACGATGCAGATTCTAATGAGCTTGAATATGCTTTCTATGGTATTCGTTATGGTGATTATTGCTCGTACATCTGCGGAACGTGTGACGGAAGTATTATCCGAAGAAAGTGATCTAAAGAACAATGATCATCCACTATATGATGTACCGAACGGAACCGTAACCTTCAAGGATGTTTGCTTTAGCTATGCGAACGATCCGGAGAAACTGGCTCTGATGCATGCGAACATGACAATCAAAGCGGGTGAAGTGATAGGTATTGTCGGTGGTACTGGTAGCTCCAAGTCAACGATGGTGCAGCTGATTCCACGGCTATACGATGTGACTGAGGGAATGGTTGAAGTCGGCGGACATGATGTTCGTGAGTATGACTTGAAAACCTTGCGTGATCAGGTCAGTATGGTGCTTCAAAATAATGTGCTGTTTACTGGAACGATCAAAGAAAATCTACGTTGGGGAAATGAAGATGCGACCGATGAGGACTTGGTCAGAGTCTGTAAAATTGCTCAGGCTGACAGCTTTATTCAGGAGTTTCCGGATAAATACGACACGATGATTTCTCAAGGTGGGAACAATGTTTCCGGTGGACAGAAACAGCGTTTGTGTATTGCCAGAGCGTTATTGAAGCAGCCGAAGATATTGATTATGGATGATTCAACTAGTGCGGTAGATACGAAAACAGATCGTTTGATCCGTGAAGGGATGCGTAAAGAAATTCCCGGAACAACGACCTTTATCATCGGTCAACGTGTCTCATCTGTTCAAGATTCTGACCGAATCATTGTGATGGACAAAGGGTTGATCGATGCGATCGGCACACATGATGAATTATTGGCAACGAATGAAATATATAAAGAAGTTTATGAATCTCAACAGAAAGGATTTGGTGAAGATGATGCGTAA
- a CDS encoding nitroreductase family protein translates to MTLFKNNDFSDLLTNRRSVRAYDPTVKISKEEMQQMLAEAATAPSSVNMQPWRFVIVESDEGKETLKPLIRFNTNQNETSSAMILIFGDLKCYEYGEEIYNTAVEVGKMPAEVRDQQLAAILPYYQSFSKEKMNDVIKIDSSLFAMQLMLVARAHGYDTNAIGGFEADQLAKAFDLDPERYVPVLILSIGKAAEAGYESFRLNPETFTTWK, encoded by the coding sequence ATGACACTATTTAAAAACAATGATTTTTCAGACTTATTAACAAACCGCCGTTCTGTACGTGCGTATGATCCGACCGTAAAAATATCTAAAGAAGAAATGCAGCAAATGCTTGCGGAAGCAGCAACTGCCCCTTCCTCTGTGAATATGCAGCCTTGGCGTTTTGTAATCGTTGAATCAGACGAAGGAAAAGAAACCTTGAAACCATTAATTCGTTTTAACACCAACCAAAACGAAACATCCTCTGCGATGATCTTGATTTTCGGCGACTTGAAATGTTACGAATATGGAGAAGAAATCTATAACACTGCCGTAGAAGTTGGCAAAATGCCCGCCGAAGTCAGAGACCAACAGTTGGCTGCGATTCTCCCTTATTACCAAAGCTTTTCAAAAGAAAAAATGAACGATGTTATCAAAATCGACAGCAGCCTTTTCGCTATGCAACTGATGCTGGTAGCACGTGCGCATGGCTACGATACAAATGCGATCGGCGGCTTTGAAGCTGATCAGTTGGCTAAAGCCTTTGACCTTGATCCTGAACGTTATGTTCCAGTATTGATCCTTTCCATCGGCAAAGCAGCAGAAGCAGGCTATGAATCCTTCCGTCTCAATCCGGAAACCTTCACGACCTGGAAATAA
- a CDS encoding ABC transporter ATP-binding protein produces MMRNDPKKGARGPQNPLKTLRRLFSYMVKKYKVQLVLVMIFILLSTYANVRGSLFLQVVIDDHITPLLGQTNPNFSGLLKAITTMAFIYVTGIISNLLYNLIMVRISEGTQKEIRDQMFTHMETLPIGYFDSNSDGDIMSHFTNDTDTLRQMISQSIPNLLAAVVSFISVFIAMFSISVPLTLIVIVSVGLMILTIRTIAGRSGKYFGKQQKDLGRVNGYIEEMMHGQKVVKIFNHEPTVINEFNEINESLRESATQANKYANSLMPIMMNLLNIQYVLLAIIGGLFSVYGISGLTIGMIASFLQLSRSLNMPISQVSQQINFVIMALAGADRIFKLLDEQSEVDDGYVTLVNVTRENGQLVESEARTGIWAWKHPHEDGTVTYTELTGDVRFEDVSFGYVENKRVLKDIQLYAEPGQKVAFVGATGAGKTTITNLINRFYDIQEGKIRYDGINVKKIKKHSLRRSLGIVLQDTHLFTGTIRENIRYGKLDASDEDVIKAAQLANAEVFINNLPDKYDTVLTGDGEGLSQGQRQLLAIARAAIADPPVMIMDEATSSIDTRTEKHVQAGMDRLMNGRTVFVIAHRLSTIQNSDVIMVMDHGRIIERGNHDDLLAEKGVYYQLYTGKVELD; encoded by the coding sequence ATGATGCGTAATGATCCGAAGAAAGGCGCTCGTGGGCCTCAAAATCCTTTAAAAACGTTAAGACGTCTGTTTTCTTATATGGTAAAAAAATATAAGGTTCAGCTAGTTCTGGTGATGATTTTCATTTTGCTTAGTACCTATGCGAACGTGCGTGGCTCTTTGTTTTTACAGGTCGTAATTGATGACCATATCACACCACTGTTAGGGCAAACAAATCCGAATTTTTCCGGTCTGTTGAAAGCCATCACGACAATGGCATTTATCTATGTGACAGGGATTATTTCAAATCTGCTGTATAACCTGATCATGGTGCGTATCAGTGAAGGCACGCAAAAAGAAATTCGCGATCAGATGTTTACGCATATGGAAACTTTACCAATAGGCTATTTTGATTCCAATTCAGATGGCGATATCATGAGTCATTTTACGAATGATACAGATACACTGCGTCAGATGATTTCTCAAAGTATCCCGAACTTGTTGGCAGCCGTTGTCAGCTTTATCAGTGTTTTCATTGCGATGTTTTCAATCAGTGTGCCGCTGACGTTGATCGTGATCGTTTCCGTTGGATTGATGATCTTGACGATTCGTACGATTGCCGGTCGAAGCGGGAAATATTTTGGAAAACAACAGAAAGACTTAGGGCGAGTAAATGGCTATATCGAAGAAATGATGCACGGTCAAAAGGTCGTTAAGATTTTCAATCATGAGCCGACAGTTATTAATGAATTTAATGAAATCAATGAGTCGTTGCGTGAAAGTGCGACGCAAGCCAACAAATATGCCAACAGTTTGATGCCGATCATGATGAACCTGTTGAATATTCAATATGTGCTGTTAGCGATCATTGGTGGATTATTCTCTGTTTATGGTATTTCCGGTTTGACGATTGGGATGATTGCTTCATTCCTACAATTGAGCCGCTCGCTGAATATGCCGATCAGCCAGGTGTCACAGCAAATCAATTTTGTGATCATGGCTTTGGCCGGAGCAGATCGAATCTTTAAGCTTCTTGATGAACAATCAGAGGTAGACGATGGCTATGTTACGTTGGTCAATGTGACTAGAGAAAATGGTCAGCTCGTGGAAAGTGAAGCACGTACAGGTATTTGGGCGTGGAAGCACCCTCATGAAGATGGAACCGTCACTTATACAGAACTGACAGGGGATGTTCGTTTTGAAGATGTATCCTTTGGTTATGTTGAAAATAAACGTGTCTTGAAGGATATTCAATTGTATGCGGAACCTGGCCAAAAGGTTGCCTTTGTGGGGGCAACAGGTGCTGGTAAAACAACGATCACTAATTTGATCAATCGCTTTTATGATATTCAAGAAGGAAAAATTCGTTACGATGGAATCAATGTAAAGAAAATCAAAAAGCATTCCTTGAGACGTTCACTTGGAATCGTCTTGCAGGACACCCATTTATTTACGGGAACGATTCGTGAGAATATCCGTTATGGGAAGCTGGATGCAAGTGATGAAGATGTCATAAAGGCAGCACAGCTGGCAAATGCAGAAGTTTTCATCAACAATCTGCCGGATAAATATGATACAGTGCTTACTGGTGATGGGGAAGGTTTATCTCAAGGTCAACGGCAGCTGTTGGCGATTGCCAGAGCAGCAATTGCTGATCCTCCAGTTATGATCATGGATGAGGCAACCTCAAGTATCGATACTCGTACAGAAAAGCATGTACAAGCCGGGATGGACCGTTTGATGAATGGCAGAACAGTATTTGTTATCGCTCATAGATTGTCAACGATTCAAAATTCAGATGTAATCATGGTTATGGACCATGGACGGATTATTGAGCGAGGCAATCACGACGATCTGTTAGCAGAAAAAGGCGTATACTACCAGCTGTATACAGGTAAAGTCGAGTTGGATTAA
- a CDS encoding thiamine pyrophosphate-dependent enzyme produces the protein MKSPKTDGFKALSDFLSSLKINLYSGVTGGGVIHFLKYLGPYKGSENSDSPAFFTLSEYAAGFTPLGYYLATGQVSAAVATTGAATKLLACGLSDGKLHDIPSVYLFPVSNISHAEDEALQDTSIYGSNIVQQLRAEFPEQVFLLDNVFNFKEQLKNAEQVLMSRKPVVFLLDNETMMLPNYEAVQTTTFEEPDDIEEIKVFLKQFKEKTDGKRVILLVGEEGIHDVGIRKLTTAVCKELKAAAVWSMNGGNCVEADNPYGYGYISFGGNDRALDLWSSISEEDVVLCVGASPDEYTTDLKKIKANDVFFINNIPNAYGQIRGSFQHGVAHNVYQISAPITEVLQSLINEGHYATVACPKAPENLNDRDILPPRKGFADMEKVYKRLYDWWQPDSLIISDVCLVYKDYQYVTQRPNENITYFSFYRGSAMGGAYGVAVGAKLGAPDKRVYLFSGDGCFRLYGGSLEEAKNLGIVLFLINNQNYSIVSQGLPKILPDVKPERYHDDLNGLDYCKVAEASGWLSYSVATDLSNFDEILSEIEKNETRSILVNIPVDPEQILGQNPRVRNL, from the coding sequence ATGAAGAGTCCTAAAACAGATGGGTTTAAAGCATTAAGTGATTTTCTTTCTTCACTGAAAATTAATTTGTATTCAGGGGTTACTGGCGGAGGTGTGATTCATTTCTTAAAATATTTGGGCCCTTATAAAGGGAGCGAGAACAGCGATTCGCCTGCGTTCTTTACTCTCAGTGAATATGCCGCCGGTTTCACCCCTTTAGGATATTATCTTGCGACGGGTCAGGTTTCTGCTGCTGTAGCGACAACAGGAGCCGCTACTAAGTTATTAGCCTGTGGTCTTAGTGATGGGAAACTCCATGATATTCCTTCGGTTTATTTGTTTCCTGTATCAAACATTTCTCATGCAGAAGACGAGGCTTTACAAGATACCTCTATTTATGGGAGTAACATTGTTCAGCAATTGCGAGCAGAGTTTCCGGAACAGGTTTTTCTTTTAGATAATGTCTTTAACTTTAAAGAACAACTAAAGAATGCGGAGCAAGTCTTGATGTCTCGAAAGCCAGTCGTCTTTTTATTGGATAATGAGACGATGATGTTACCCAACTATGAAGCCGTACAAACGACTACTTTCGAAGAACCAGATGATATAGAAGAGATAAAAGTCTTTTTAAAGCAGTTTAAGGAAAAAACTGATGGAAAACGAGTGATTTTGCTTGTTGGAGAAGAAGGGATACATGATGTTGGTATTCGTAAACTCACAACAGCAGTTTGTAAGGAGTTGAAGGCAGCTGCAGTTTGGAGTATGAATGGTGGGAATTGTGTGGAAGCCGATAATCCCTATGGGTACGGGTATATTTCTTTTGGTGGAAATGATCGAGCTCTGGATTTATGGTCTTCTATTAGTGAGGAAGACGTAGTACTTTGTGTTGGAGCTTCACCTGATGAATACACAACAGACCTTAAGAAAATAAAAGCTAACGATGTTTTTTTCATAAATAATATCCCTAATGCCTATGGTCAGATTCGCGGGAGCTTTCAACATGGCGTGGCTCATAATGTGTATCAGATCAGTGCGCCGATAACTGAAGTATTGCAGTCGCTTATTAATGAAGGTCATTACGCAACTGTTGCTTGCCCAAAAGCTCCTGAAAACCTGAACGATCGAGATATCCTACCGCCTCGAAAAGGTTTCGCCGATATGGAAAAAGTCTACAAACGCCTTTACGATTGGTGGCAACCAGATAGTTTGATTATTAGCGATGTCTGTCTTGTTTATAAAGACTATCAATATGTGACCCAAAGACCTAATGAAAATATTACTTATTTTTCCTTCTACAGAGGGTCTGCAATGGGTGGAGCCTATGGCGTTGCAGTAGGTGCAAAACTGGGTGCACCAGATAAACGCGTCTATTTATTCAGTGGAGATGGTTGTTTTAGACTTTATGGAGGAAGTTTAGAAGAAGCTAAAAATTTAGGCATTGTTTTATTTTTAATTAATAACCAAAATTACTCCATTGTTTCTCAAGGTCTGCCTAAAATTCTTCCCGATGTCAAACCTGAGCGTTACCATGATGATTTAAATGGCCTCGATTATTGCAAAGTAGCAGAGGCATCTGGCTGGTTGAGTTATTCTGTCGCGACGGATTTAAGTAATTTTGATGAAATCTTGTCAGAAATAGAAAAAAATGAAACGCGCTCTATTCTTGTCAATATACCAGTAGATCCAGAACAAATTTTAGGTCAAAATCCACGGGTTCGTAATTTATAA
- a CDS encoding MEKHLA domain-containing protein, with translation MDKNERYKLLELLEQSYEHWTKGRQFPVPSQEKQRYVWLDEQAPFGLLVQNTKEDPTFIYANQKAQDIFGYTLSEFLTTPSRKSAPTANQEDRKQMLRDVEKTGISDNYKGTRVDHQGNLFEISKGSIWKVLDDSGKTVGIAAMIFVDAPPVV, from the coding sequence ATGGATAAAAATGAGCGGTATAAATTGCTTGAACTGCTTGAACAGTCTTATGAACATTGGACGAAAGGAAGACAATTTCCTGTTCCCAGTCAAGAAAAGCAAAGGTATGTCTGGCTGGATGAGCAAGCACCTTTTGGATTGCTAGTTCAAAATACCAAAGAAGATCCGACCTTTATTTATGCCAATCAAAAGGCACAGGATATTTTCGGTTATACCTTGTCTGAGTTTTTAACGACTCCTTCAAGAAAAAGCGCGCCTACTGCAAATCAGGAAGATCGCAAACAAATGTTGCGAGACGTAGAAAAAACTGGGATTTCTGATAACTATAAAGGAACCAGAGTGGATCATCAGGGGAATTTATTTGAAATATCTAAAGGGAGTATTTGGAAAGTCCTGGATGATTCAGGTAAGACAGTCGGTATAGCTGCGATGATTTTTGTGGATGCTCCGCCGGTAGTATAA
- a CDS encoding cation diffusion facilitator family transporter, with product MTEHQSNGMFAVLAALGANILVAISKFIGYAFSGSAAMLNESIHSVVDCSNQILLLFGNKRAGRGQSELHQFGEGRAKYFFSTIVATMLFFGGGALGVMEAFQKLLHPSHDVENPWLVIGILVFGMIVEGSSLRIAVKEIRVLNTEKLSLLRFLRESRHSEILIIFTEDFCAVIGLLVALIGTILTMVTGIAAFDAISGLLIGLLLMFAAIFLAKEFYSLIIGESVTASDLVKIRQAFVRNEVDRLIDIKTVHLSPSEILVAAKIDVEDIYEDVAYDVVNSIEREIRRVLEDKKVYIYIETDKYDPNYRRE from the coding sequence ATGACAGAACATCAATCAAATGGGATGTTTGCGGTTCTCGCTGCATTAGGGGCAAACATTCTAGTGGCTATCAGCAAGTTTATCGGCTATGCGTTTAGCGGAAGTGCAGCGATGCTTAACGAAAGTATCCACAGTGTCGTCGATTGCAGTAATCAGATTTTGCTGTTATTCGGCAATAAGCGAGCCGGACGTGGTCAAAGTGAGCTTCATCAGTTCGGAGAAGGGCGCGCGAAGTATTTTTTTAGTACGATTGTTGCGACCATGTTGTTTTTTGGTGGTGGCGCGTTAGGTGTGATGGAGGCGTTTCAAAAGTTGTTGCATCCTTCCCATGATGTAGAAAATCCATGGTTGGTCATTGGAATCTTGGTTTTCGGGATGATCGTTGAAGGAAGCTCTTTGAGAATCGCTGTGAAGGAAATTCGGGTATTGAACACAGAGAAGCTTTCCTTACTTAGATTTCTGCGTGAAAGTCGCCATAGTGAGATATTGATTATTTTCACAGAGGATTTTTGTGCAGTCATTGGGTTGCTTGTAGCTCTTATTGGAACCATTCTGACGATGGTTACTGGAATAGCTGCATTTGATGCGATCAGTGGTCTTTTGATTGGGCTGCTATTAATGTTTGCGGCGATTTTTCTAGCCAAAGAATTTTACAGCTTGATCATTGGAGAGAGTGTGACCGCCAGTGATCTAGTAAAAATCAGACAAGCTTTTGTTCGTAATGAAGTGGATCGCTTGATCGATATCAAAACGGTTCATCTAAGTCCTTCAGAAATTCTGGTGGCTGCCAAAATCGATGTGGAGGATATCTATGAAGATGTCGCTTATGATGTTGTGAATAGCATCGAACGGGAAATACGGCGGGTGCTTGAGGATAAAAAAGTATATATCTATATTGAGACGGATAAATATGATCCAAATTATCGGCGGGAATGA
- a CDS encoding MarR family winged helix-turn-helix transcriptional regulator: MTSDTNFSDIFFLLKQADLHITQLFETQMMISLTRYELLIQLKKQDYVTQRTLQDKLKIDQAAITRHLKILEEKGYIIRERNTDNKREVIVHLSDFGKEALHSCDTDKAKLSKSLFNGFTTEQLQLFQQFLTDFNQQAEAVSKAIEKRKEPIQ; encoded by the coding sequence ATGACCAGCGATACAAATTTCAGTGATATTTTTTTCTTATTGAAGCAAGCGGACTTACATATTACTCAGCTTTTTGAAACGCAAATGATGATTAGTTTGACCCGCTATGAATTATTGATCCAGTTGAAAAAACAGGATTATGTGACACAGCGGACGCTTCAAGATAAATTGAAAATTGATCAAGCAGCAATCACCAGACACTTAAAAATTCTGGAGGAGAAAGGCTACATCATTCGGGAAAGAAATACTGATAACAAAAGAGAGGTCATCGTTCACCTAAGTGACTTCGGAAAAGAGGCCCTCCATTCCTGTGACACTGACAAGGCAAAGCTAAGCAAAAGCTTGTTTAACGGCTTCACTACCGAACAGCTTCAGCTCTTTCAGCAATTTTTAACAGACTTCAACCAACAGGCAGAAGCTGTCTCAAAAGCGATTGAAAAAAGAAAGGAACCTATCCAATGA
- a CDS encoding sugar phosphate isomerase/epimerase family protein translates to MTEIFINTIVKEEAMTQIEFLKQLAALQLPIKGVEIRREMLSTVREKREEELKVIAELAQKNSWVMMYSVPESLFLAEGINPDFSIWIKELQAFNGESMKVNTGDVASISLADGSTLKAALDKAGIRVTIENDQTLENGTFAATQQALREIQEADLPIGYTFDVGNWLVMDESPENAYQQLKQAIDVIHLKNMNEQKQAVLLDLGKADWPLFVRGQKTVVLEYPMKLSEIEKEIERVTEEGK, encoded by the coding sequence ATGACTGAGATTTTTATTAACACGATCGTAAAAGAAGAGGCAATGACTCAAATAGAATTTTTAAAACAATTGGCGGCACTGCAACTTCCAATCAAGGGCGTCGAAATCAGAAGAGAGATGCTTTCAACCGTTCGTGAAAAAAGAGAAGAAGAGTTGAAAGTAATTGCTGAGCTGGCACAAAAAAATAGCTGGGTCATGATGTACTCTGTACCTGAATCGCTCTTTTTAGCAGAAGGTATCAATCCTGATTTTTCGATTTGGATTAAGGAGCTGCAAGCTTTTAACGGAGAATCGATGAAAGTAAATACAGGAGACGTAGCAAGTATCTCGTTAGCAGATGGATCAACGTTGAAAGCAGCATTGGATAAAGCCGGCATTCGAGTGACGATTGAAAACGATCAGACACTTGAGAATGGGACCTTTGCAGCAACGCAACAGGCGTTACGTGAGATTCAAGAGGCTGACCTACCTATTGGTTATACCTTTGATGTAGGGAACTGGTTAGTAATGGATGAATCTCCGGAGAATGCGTATCAGCAGTTGAAGCAAGCGATCGATGTGATCCATTTGAAAAATATGAATGAGCAAAAGCAAGCGGTCCTTTTAGACTTAGGAAAAGCGGACTGGCCACTATTTGTAAGAGGTCAGAAAACTGTGGTACTTGAATATCCAATGAAATTGTCTGAAATAGAAAAAGAAATCGAGCGAGTGACAGAGGAGGGAAAGTAA
- a CDS encoding DUF1304 domain-containing protein, whose translation MSLSLIPTLLIGIVALEHFYIMYLETIATTSQKTAETFGVSTDELRTPTISVLLKNQGIYNGMLALGLFYSLFFASAPLEMSAVFLTIIVVVALYGGLTSSKSIILKQGGPALLALVTLFLLR comes from the coding sequence ATGTCTCTTTCATTGATTCCTACATTATTAATCGGAATCGTTGCTCTTGAGCATTTTTACATCATGTATCTGGAAACGATTGCGACAACATCTCAAAAAACAGCCGAAACCTTTGGTGTCTCAACAGATGAATTGCGTACGCCAACGATTTCTGTCCTATTAAAGAATCAAGGCATTTATAATGGCATGTTGGCTTTAGGACTATTCTATAGCCTGTTCTTTGCTTCGGCACCCTTAGAAATGTCGGCTGTTTTTCTGACTATTATTGTCGTCGTGGCTCTATATGGCGGCTTGACCAGCTCGAAGTCGATTATTTTGAAGCAAGGCGGTCCGGCATTATTGGCCTTAGTAACTCTTTTTTTGCTACGATAA